The Deefgea tanakiae DNA segment TCCGCATAATTGGCGATGACTAATGCTGTTGTTTGCTGTATGAAGTTTCGTTTCCATCCTATGTCTATTGAGCGCCAGATCGATTGATCTGGCGTTTTTTTATGGATTTATGCTGATTGCAACGTAATCCACATATTCTCCGCCTTCGACCATTTGTTTACCAAAGACATAAATCCAGAAATACACCCCTTGTTGGCTTCCTGTTGCCGTTGCGGAGAGCGCCTCACCATCCGTGCCATTGCCAAAGACGCGATTGCAATAGCCTGCACCGGGATAGTCATGGCACATTTGATAAAGCAGCAAGCCCCCACCAAAGGTATTCTTCATTTGCCGTTTCTGGATCATGCCTGAGTTTTGCGAGGGACCCGCGCTAATGACAAAAGGCGTTCCTTGAGTGCAAGTCACCCAAAACGCCTGCTGAATGGCTACCCCTGAGTTATTGACAGAGGGTTCATATCCACCCAAATCACCGGTTGGTAGTGAAATGCTGCAGCTCGCTCCCCAACTAGCAAGGCTCAACGCCATTATTAGCAAACCTAGTATCCAGCGTTTCATTGTTCTTCCTTGCAAAAGCTTGAAGGGATTTCATTCACAATGTCGGTGCTGTGGGGAACCGTAATGAGCCCTGCGCACGTTCCACTGCGGAATTTGTATTGCCCAGGGGCTAAATCCTCAGTATAAAAATAACCGTCTAAGGTCGTTTGTAGCTCAAGTATTGAGTTGGCGGTATTGATTTTTATATTTCGATTGGCAAGGGCTTGACCGTTCTCATCTAGAAATTGCCCACTGACTGCAGAGATAGATCGAGCCGAGAATGAAATCGTCTGTCCGTCGTGATTGCCCGTTAAAAGATCTTTCCTGAGCTCAGGTAAACTATAATCGAGCGGAATTTCATCTTGTGCCAAGCTAATTTGATGCCAACTATTGTTCGCTAAGTCGGGCATAAAAACTCGCCCTGACGCATCTGTTTTACCGACTGGACTACCGTTTTGCAGTACGGAAACATCTGGGATGTTGGGTAGCTCAACAATAGCGAAGCTCTGCGTGATCGGGCGAGTTAGGGCATAGTGACCCTCGCTATAAGCAACTGCACCAGACCATGAGAGTTGCGCATTATTCGCAGAGAGATTGGCTTGGTCACTGCGTAGTAGTGATAGGTCGATCTGTCCATGCGCCTGTTTATTTTGAAGCCAAGCGGTATAGTCGGTGCTTTCTTCTTGCTGCTGCACGCTAGCGCTATACCCCCAACCAATACCGGAAGGTGCGCTTTGATTAAAGGTGGCACTATTAAAGGCTTTACCATCTTGATAGCGGCTGCTGGCGTACAGACTGCGACCTTGATCGAAATTCCAAGACAGATTGAGAAACCCGCGCAATTGGCTTTTATTGGTGTGCTGTTGGTATTGCAACTGGGTATTGATTGAGACTTTATTGCTGGGCGAGAACGAATACCCGAGTTGATACAGCGTAAAAGTCTGCTCCTCATTCGCACCCATTTGCCGGCCTAGGTTGAGGCTAACATTGCCGAGCGAAGACTGTCCCCAGCTGATCCCGACATTGGCGAACCAATCTGGCGCACTTAGCTCAGCAAAAAGCGGGTTTCTTTGTCGAAAGTTTTCATCTTGCCGTCGAGCATTCGCACTGATGCTCAAGTTTTGATCCACAAATCGGTATTGCAATTCCTGAGCCGAGCCAGAGTCTTGGTTTTTATGTTTGGCCCAAGAAATAGCACTACCCAGTGTGCCGTAGTTGCTGAGTTTTATATTGGCAAATAAGCCTGCGCGATGGCTGTCGGATTTTCCACTGGCTTGCGCGCCCATGGTGAGCCAGTCGCTGATGCCAAAACGCTGATAACCCGCATAGGCTAAGCCTTGGTATTGATCAAAGCTTCCATTTTTGCGCGCTACGCCCAAGTTGTAATTAAACTCACTTAAGCCCGCTTTGAGCAAAGAATCGTCAAAATAATAGGGCGTTTGATAGCGCCGAGTATTGCCGCTGCTATCGCGAATGACGATTTCTACATTTTGCAAGCCAGTGTAATAGCGCAGGTCATTAAAGTTATACACACCGGGTGGCAAGGTTTGGCTTGCAATTTGTTGGCCATTTAAGAAGATGTCTGCGGTTGATGTTTGCGTTACAGCGGTTTGCAATTGAAAGGCGGGGCTGGCGCTAAAATTGGGTTGCATGGCAAAAACACGCGCCACGCCCACACCCGCCATCGCTAGACTTTGCCCCAATGGGCCAGAGGCAGGGACGAGGTCGCCAAAACTCAAGCGCAGCATGGCTTCAGGAATGTCATATTCCAAAGTGGTACTGATGCGCCGCCATTCCGCTTGCTGATTTTGCTGTGAGTAACTGTGTTCACTACGGAAGTTGAAATAGCCCTGATTGATATTGATGCTGGGGTTAAATTGAAAACCCAAGCCATCGGTTTGGCTTTGTTTGAGTAGCGAAAGTTGGTAATTCAGATACCAAGAAAAAGGCGCGGGTGCTGAGTAAAGTTGCCTTGGATCTTGGTTGAGCACAATTTCATGCTCGCCGAAATGTTGTGCGGCAGCCGTTAAGTTCAACGTCATTTCATTCTCGTTGAACTGGCTTTGCAGGTCTTTGAGCGCACTGATTAAGACATAGCGCTCACCTTCATAAAGAATAGTTTGGGTGGTATCGAACTCAAGACCTTTAAGCGATTCGGCTGCAAGCCAATACTGGCCTCGCTCATAGAGCGCTGCGATATCTCCTTGCGGCACACCATTCAGTGTAAGTGCGAGCAGTAAGGGCTCGGCCGCGACTGCACATTGCAGTGCGAAGAAAAAAAGGCTGGCGTTTAAGGCTTGCACACGGATAAGGGGATATCTAGTGTCTGTTTAATTCGCGAGCGATCGGTTTCGATGGTGATGATTTGTGCCTCACTACGACAGGCGTCTTTTGGCAAGTCCAATTGATAAGCATGGCTTGCACCGGGTAGTAGGTACCAATGATCAAATTGCGCGATTTCTACGCCGTCTTGGCCGAATTGAATACGGCGTAACTTTTGTGTCGAATTGCCGTTGTTACTGAGCTTGAAATTAATAGTCTGCTTTTCAATCTGAATCGGCGACGCAATCAGACTAGGGCTCGGTTTGCTTGCTGCAAAAAATAGAGGTACACCAAAGCTCACGACCATCGAGACATTGCCGCTTTGGGCGCTGTCGCTACTGGCTGACGGTTGCTCGTTAAAGTACAAACGATAGGCTGATTCTTGATCTTGACTAGGTGTTTTTCGCGCGATGCGAACAACTTGCTTTTGCTTGGCTTGCAATTCAAATTGGCGCGGAAAATAAATTAAATCTTGCTGGGCATCCGTATAGACATCGTCGGCTGCTTCATTTTGAGTCCATTTCTTGAGCTGAAGTGCAATACGT contains these protein-coding regions:
- a CDS encoding spore coat protein U domain-containing protein — translated: MKRWILGLLIMALSLASWGASCSISLPTGDLGGYEPSVNNSGVAIQQAFWVTCTQGTPFVISAGPSQNSGMIQKRQMKNTFGGGLLLYQMCHDYPGAGYCNRVFGNGTDGEALSATATGSQQGVYFWIYVFGKQMVEGGEYVDYVAISINP
- a CDS encoding fimbrial biogenesis chaperone, translating into MHYLLALFFSLSTVIVQAGEFSISPIRVDFDSKTKSQAITVSNQGDAPLRIALQLKKWTQNEAADDVYTDAQQDLIYFPRQFELQAKQKQVVRIARKTPSQDQESAYRLYFNEQPSASSDSAQSGNVSMVVSFGVPLFFAASKPSPSLIASPIQIEKQTINFKLSNNGNSTQKLRRIQFGQDGVEIAQFDHWYLLPGASHAYQLDLPKDACRSEAQIITIETDRSRIKQTLDIPLSVCKP
- a CDS encoding fimbria/pilus outer membrane usher protein, which produces MQALNASLFFFALQCAVAAEPLLLALTLNGVPQGDIAALYERGQYWLAAESLKGLEFDTTQTILYEGERYVLISALKDLQSQFNENEMTLNLTAAAQHFGEHEIVLNQDPRQLYSAPAPFSWYLNYQLSLLKQSQTDGLGFQFNPSININQGYFNFRSEHSYSQQNQQAEWRRISTTLEYDIPEAMLRLSFGDLVPASGPLGQSLAMAGVGVARVFAMQPNFSASPAFQLQTAVTQTSTADIFLNGQQIASQTLPPGVYNFNDLRYYTGLQNVEIVIRDSSGNTRRYQTPYYFDDSLLKAGLSEFNYNLGVARKNGSFDQYQGLAYAGYQRFGISDWLTMGAQASGKSDSHRAGLFANIKLSNYGTLGSAISWAKHKNQDSGSAQELQYRFVDQNLSISANARRQDENFRQRNPLFAELSAPDWFANVGISWGQSSLGNVSLNLGRQMGANEEQTFTLYQLGYSFSPSNKVSINTQLQYQQHTNKSQLRGFLNLSWNFDQGRSLYASSRYQDGKAFNSATFNQSAPSGIGWGYSASVQQQEESTDYTAWLQNKQAHGQIDLSLLRSDQANLSANNAQLSWSGAVAYSEGHYALTRPITQSFAIVELPNIPDVSVLQNGSPVGKTDASGRVFMPDLANNSWHQISLAQDEIPLDYSLPELRKDLLTGNHDGQTISFSARSISAVSGQFLDENGQALANRNIKINTANSILELQTTLDGYFYTEDLAPGQYKFRSGTCAGLITVPHSTDIVNEIPSSFCKEEQ